A part of Scleropages formosus chromosome 3, fSclFor1.1, whole genome shotgun sequence genomic DNA contains:
- the LOC108935027 gene encoding regulator of G-protein signaling 21-like — MFSFFSSPLKDLEPNNMKAEDQKKSTSLGKNIVCHLQCMLFHKNIPEKANPEETQLWSQSLDKLLESKYGMATFHAFLKSEFSDENIEFWLTCEDYKKIKSSFKMNSKAKKIYEQYIQAEAPKEINIDHQTRELIKRNVKSPTTFCFDEAQKIVYGLMERDSYPRFLRSDVYKTLLESANESVKG, encoded by the exons ATGTTCAGTTTCTTCTCTTCACCATTAAAAGATCTTGAGCCGAACAACATGAAAGCGGAGGACCAAAAGAAATCCACATCTCT AGGGAAGAACATCGTATGTCATCTGCAATGCATGCTCTTCCACAAAAACATCCCTGAAAA AGCAAACCCAGAAGAAACACAACTGTGGTCTCAATCACTGGACAAGCTCCTTGAGTCAAAAT ATGGAATGGCAACATTTCATGCATTCCTAAAGTCAGAATTCAGTGATGAGAACATTGAGTTTTGGCTGACATGTGAAGACTACAAGAAGATCAAGTCTTCCTTCAAAATGAACTCCAAGGCAAAGAAAATATATGAGCAGTACATCCAGGCTGAAGCCCCAAAAGAG ATAAACATTGACCATCAGACCAGAGAGCTAATCAAACGGAATGTGAAGTCACCAACAACTTTCTGCTTTGATGAAGCTCAAAAGATTGTGTATGGACTGATGGAGAGAGACTCCTATCCCAGGTTCCTTAGATCAGATGTCTACAAAACTTTGCTGGAATCTGCTAATGAATCTGTCAAGGGCTGA
- the LOC108935043 gene encoding regulator of G-protein signaling 2-like, producing the protein MNSVLYLAQSQRSAEMDTLRSDSEPFESGHPSENKQKTWTSRLRYFLQNPSSPQDSSSRKISQRPTIDELNQWAKSFEYLLSHKYGRVAFRIFLKSEFCEENMEFWLACEKFTKIKSQSQLRTRARSIYKEFIKSKSPKEVNLDSHTKETIAQSLQWPAVSCFAKAQKIIYLLMENSSYPRFIESDLYKELCARARSS; encoded by the exons ATGAATAGCGTTCTTTATTTGGCTCAGTCACAAAGATCAGCAGAAATGGATACACTGCGTTCAGACAgtgaaccatttgagtcaggaCATCCCAGCGAGAACAA ACAGAAAACATGGACTTCCAGATTACGCTACTTCTTGCAAAATCCCTCCTCGCCACAGGACTCGTCATCAAGAAAAATATCCCAGag ACCGACTATTGATGAACTGAATCAGTGGGCAAAATCTTTTGAGTACCTGCTTTCCCACAAAT ACGGACGAGTGGCATTCCGAATTTTCTTGAAGTCAGAGTTCTGTGAGGAAAACATGGAGTTCTGGCTGGCTTGTGAGAAGTTCACAAAGATAAAGTCTCAATCACAGCTCCGTACCAGAGCCAGGAGCATTTATAAGGAATTTATCAAGAGCAAATCCCCAAAAGAG GTGAACTTGGATTCTCATACCAAAGAAACTATTGCACAGAGTCTCCAGTGGCCAGCTGTGTCTTGTTTTGCCAAAGCACAGAAAATAATATACTTACTGATGGAAAACAGCTCCTATCCCCGGTTTATTGAATCAGACCTCTACAAGGAGTTGTGTGCAAGAGCAAGAAGTAGCTGA